From Leptolyngbya sp. KIOST-1, one genomic window encodes:
- the metH gene encoding methionine synthase → MSNAFLDRLHSPDRPVIVFDGAMGTNLQVQNLTVADFGGPEYEGCNEYLVFTNPKAVETVHRGFLEAGADVIETDTFGGTSIVLAEYDLADRAYELNKTAAALARRVADEYSTPAKPRFVAGSMGPGTKLPTLGHIDFDSLKEAYVEQARGLIDGGADLLLVETCQDVLQIKAALNGIEAAFAATRNRLPLMVSVTMEQQGTMLVGTEMAAALAILEPYPIDILGLNCATGPDLMKDHIRHLAEQSPFVISCIPNAGLPENVGGHAVYRLTPTELRMSLMHFVEDLGVQVIGGCCGTRPEHIAQLAELAKDLRPKQRPVRVGEWASGHVGESPNTEHPPTLPSSHPPTLPSAYPTPRPALNYIPSAASIYSPQPYEQDNSFLIVGERLNASGSKKCREMLNAEDWDGLVALARAQVKEGAHVLDVNVDYVGRDGERDMHELVSRLVTNVTLPLMLDSTEWQKMEAGLKVAGGKCILNSTNYEDGEERFFKVLELAKQYGAGIVVGTIDEDGMARTAEKKFQIAQRAYRDALEYGIPAHEIFFDTLALPISTGIEEDRVNGRETIESIRMIREHLPGCHIMLGVSNVSFGLNPAARVTLNSVFLHEAMQVGLDGAIVSAAKILPLAKIEPEHQQVCRDLIFDRRQFDGDIVTYDPLTKLTTLFEGKSLKKKEAIAKDLPIDEQLKQHIIDGERIGLEDALAKALETYPPLDIINTFLLDGMKVVGELFGSGQMQLPFVLQSAQTMKAAVAYLEPFMEKSDSDGSGKGTFIIATVKGDVHDIGKNLVDIILSNNGYKVVNLGIKQPVEAIIQAYREHNADCIAMSGLLVKSTAFMKDNLETFNQEGITVPVILGGAALTPKFVHEDCQNTYKGKVVYGKDAFSDLHFMDKLMPAKAEGNWDDLKGFLDEAEGTHPYPSRSGTEASNIQTVDAATDQPSTHPPIHPSTPDTTRSEAVDPTIPRPTPPFWGTRVLTPADIPLEEVFSYLDLQALFVGQWQFRKPQEQSREDYDAFLQETVHPILATWKQRILSENLLLPQLVYGYFPCLAEGNSLHIYDPAVMDAPIHPPTHPPIHPEPIATFTFPRQKSLRRLCIADFFLPKEMAAPGQFDVFPMQAVTVGEIATEFAQKLFQADQYTDYLYYYGLSVQTAEALAEWGHARIRRELGFGELEPDTIREVLQQRYQGSRYSFGYPACPNMADQPVQLELLGSDRIGLTIDESDQLYPEQSTTAIVAYHPTAKYFSA, encoded by the coding sequence ATGTCTAACGCCTTTCTCGATCGCCTCCACAGCCCCGATCGCCCGGTTATAGTCTTCGATGGGGCCATGGGCACCAACCTCCAGGTGCAAAATTTGACGGTGGCAGACTTTGGCGGCCCCGAGTACGAAGGCTGCAACGAATACCTGGTATTCACTAATCCCAAAGCGGTCGAAACGGTACACCGGGGGTTTCTAGAAGCCGGGGCCGACGTGATTGAAACCGACACCTTTGGCGGCACCTCGATCGTGCTAGCGGAGTACGACCTGGCCGATCGGGCCTACGAGCTGAACAAAACCGCCGCCGCCCTGGCCCGCCGCGTCGCCGACGAGTATTCCACCCCCGCCAAACCCCGCTTTGTGGCCGGGTCCATGGGCCCCGGCACCAAGCTGCCCACCCTGGGCCACATTGATTTTGATTCCCTCAAGGAGGCCTACGTGGAGCAGGCCCGGGGCCTAATCGACGGCGGAGCCGACCTGCTGCTGGTGGAAACCTGCCAGGACGTACTGCAAATTAAAGCGGCCCTCAACGGCATCGAGGCCGCCTTCGCGGCCACCCGCAACCGCCTGCCCCTGATGGTTTCGGTGACCATGGAACAGCAGGGCACCATGCTGGTGGGCACCGAAATGGCCGCCGCCCTGGCCATTCTCGAACCCTACCCCATCGACATCCTGGGCCTCAACTGCGCCACCGGCCCCGACCTGATGAAAGACCACATCCGGCACCTGGCGGAGCAGTCCCCCTTCGTAATCTCCTGCATCCCCAACGCCGGGCTGCCCGAGAACGTGGGCGGCCACGCCGTCTACCGCCTCACCCCCACCGAGCTGCGCATGTCCCTCATGCACTTCGTGGAGGATCTTGGTGTGCAGGTAATCGGCGGCTGCTGCGGCACCCGACCCGAGCACATCGCCCAACTGGCGGAGCTAGCGAAGGATCTGCGACCCAAGCAACGACCCGTTCGGGTAGGCGAGTGGGCGAGTGGGCATGTAGGCGAGTCCCCCAATACAGAACACCCTCCCACCCTCCCATCCTCCCACCCTCCCACCCTCCCATCCGCCTACCCCACCCCCCGCCCCGCGCTCAACTACATCCCCTCCGCCGCCTCGATCTACAGCCCCCAGCCCTACGAGCAGGACAACTCGTTCTTAATCGTGGGCGAACGGCTGAACGCCAGCGGCTCCAAGAAGTGTCGGGAGATGCTGAACGCCGAGGACTGGGACGGACTGGTGGCCCTGGCCAGGGCGCAGGTGAAGGAAGGTGCCCACGTTCTAGATGTGAACGTGGACTACGTGGGCCGCGACGGCGAGCGGGATATGCACGAACTGGTGTCGCGGCTGGTGACCAACGTCACCCTGCCGCTGATGCTCGACTCCACCGAGTGGCAGAAGATGGAGGCGGGCCTGAAGGTGGCCGGGGGCAAGTGCATCCTCAACTCCACCAACTACGAGGACGGCGAGGAGCGCTTCTTTAAGGTGCTGGAGTTGGCCAAACAGTACGGTGCCGGTATCGTCGTTGGTACCATCGATGAAGATGGCATGGCCCGCACGGCAGAGAAGAAGTTCCAAATTGCCCAGCGGGCCTACCGCGACGCCCTGGAGTACGGCATCCCCGCCCACGAAATTTTCTTTGACACCCTGGCCCTGCCCATCTCCACAGGGATTGAGGAGGATCGCGTCAATGGGCGCGAAACCATCGAGTCGATTCGGATGATTCGCGAGCATCTGCCCGGCTGCCACATCATGCTGGGGGTGTCAAACGTCTCCTTTGGCCTCAACCCCGCCGCCCGCGTCACCCTGAACTCGGTGTTTCTCCACGAGGCCATGCAGGTGGGGCTGGATGGGGCGATCGTCAGCGCCGCCAAGATTTTGCCGTTGGCGAAGATTGAGCCGGAGCACCAGCAGGTGTGCCGCGATCTGATTTTTGATCGCCGCCAGTTCGACGGCGACATCGTCACCTACGATCCCCTGACCAAGCTCACTACCCTGTTTGAGGGCAAGAGCCTGAAGAAAAAAGAGGCGATCGCCAAGGACCTGCCCATCGACGAACAACTCAAACAGCACATCATCGACGGCGAGCGCATTGGCCTAGAGGATGCCCTGGCCAAGGCCCTGGAAACCTACCCGCCCCTCGACATTATCAACACCTTTTTGCTCGATGGCATGAAGGTCGTTGGCGAACTGTTTGGCTCCGGGCAAATGCAGCTGCCCTTTGTGCTGCAATCGGCCCAGACCATGAAAGCCGCCGTCGCCTACCTGGAACCCTTCATGGAAAAGTCCGATAGCGACGGCTCCGGCAAGGGCACCTTCATCATCGCCACGGTCAAGGGCGATGTCCACGACATCGGCAAAAACCTGGTGGATATCATCCTCTCGAACAACGGCTACAAGGTCGTCAACCTGGGCATCAAACAGCCCGTGGAAGCGATCATCCAGGCCTACCGGGAGCACAACGCCGACTGCATCGCCATGAGCGGCCTGCTGGTGAAGTCCACCGCCTTTATGAAAGACAACCTGGAAACCTTCAACCAGGAGGGCATTACCGTGCCCGTTATCCTCGGCGGCGCGGCGCTGACGCCGAAGTTTGTCCACGAAGACTGCCAGAACACCTACAAGGGCAAGGTCGTTTACGGCAAAGACGCCTTCTCAGACCTGCACTTCATGGATAAGCTCATGCCCGCCAAGGCTGAGGGGAATTGGGATGATTTGAAGGGCTTTTTGGATGAGGCAGAAGGAACCCACCCCTACCCCTCCCGGTCGGGGACAGAGGCGTCCAACATCCAAACTGTAGACGCTGCAACCGACCAACCATCCACCCATCCACCCATCCACCCATCCACCCCGGACACCACCCGCTCCGAAGCCGTAGACCCCACCATCCCCCGCCCCACGCCGCCCTTCTGGGGTACCCGCGTGCTCACCCCGGCGGATATTCCCCTGGAAGAGGTCTTTAGCTACCTCGACTTGCAGGCGCTATTCGTCGGCCAGTGGCAGTTCCGCAAACCCCAGGAGCAGTCTCGCGAGGACTACGACGCCTTTTTGCAAGAGACGGTTCACCCAATTCTGGCCACCTGGAAGCAGCGGATTTTGAGTGAAAACCTGCTGCTTCCCCAACTGGTCTACGGCTACTTCCCCTGCCTGGCCGAGGGTAATTCGCTGCACATCTACGATCCCGCTGTAATGGATGCACCCATCCACCCACCCACCCATCCACCCATCCACCCCGAACCCATCGCCACCTTCACCTTCCCCCGCCAAAAATCCCTGCGGCGGCTGTGCATTGCCGACTTCTTCTTGCCAAAGGAGATGGCCGCACCGGGGCAGTTCGATGTGTTCCCCATGCAGGCGGTAACGGTGGGTGAGATCGCCACGGAATTTGCCCAAAAGCTGTTCCAGGCGGATCAGTACACCGACTACCTCTACTACTACGGGCTGTCGGTGCAGACCGCCGAGGCTCTGGCGGAGTGGGGCCACGCCCGCATTCGCCGGGAACTGGGCTTTGGCGAGCTGGAGCCGGACACCATCCGCGAGGTGCTACAACAGCGGTACCAGGGGTCGCGCTACAGCTTTGGCTACCCGGCCTGCCCCAACATGGCCGATCAGCCGGTGCAGCTGGAGCTGCTGGGCAGCGATCGCATTGGCCTGACCATCGACGAAAGCGATCAGCTGTACCCGGAACAATCTACCACGGCGATCGTGGCCTACCACCCGACGGCCAAATACTTCAGCGCCTAA
- a CDS encoding YggT family protein, with protein sequence MSHPYGHNEFDHERELIRNQEVYRLRQEQARLRAAQRQARLGWVRNTILLLVGALEVLLALRFFLRLSSANPENPFAQTIYSLSAPFMSPFSTLFISPTDASAIRIFDLNNLIAMVVYALLGGLAIALVNYFQGPIQGR encoded by the coding sequence ATGAGCCACCCCTACGGACACAATGAGTTTGACCACGAGCGCGAACTCATCCGCAATCAAGAGGTCTATCGTCTGAGGCAGGAGCAGGCCCGACTGCGGGCGGCCCAGCGTCAGGCCCGGTTGGGTTGGGTGCGCAATACGATCCTCTTGCTGGTGGGGGCACTTGAGGTACTGCTGGCCCTTCGGTTTTTCCTGCGGCTGTCCAGCGCCAACCCTGAAAACCCCTTTGCCCAAACGATCTACAGTCTATCGGCTCCCTTCATGAGCCCGTTTTCTACTCTGTTTATCAGCCCTACCGACGCCAGCGCGATTCGAATTTTTGACCTCAACAATTTGATCGCTATGGTGGTCTACGCCCTGCTGGGGGGATTGGCCATTGCCCTGGTGAATTATTTTCAGGGACCCATCCAGGGGCGCTAG
- a CDS encoding TRC40/GET3/ArsA family transport-energizing ATPase encodes MRVLLLTGKGGVGKTSVAAATGLRCAELGYKTLVLSTDPAHSLADSFDMELGHEPRLVQPNLWGAELDALMELEGNWGAVKRYITDVLQARGLEGIEAEELAILPGMDEIFSLVRMKRHHDEGEYDVLIIDSAPTGTALRLLSLPEVAGWYMRKLYKPFQAVSEALRPLVQPFFRPVAGFNLPTKEVMDAPYEFYEQLIELEKVLTDAGTTSVRLVTNPEKMVIKESLRAHAYLSLYNVGTDLVIANRIIPDTVQDPFFQTMKDKQQQYKHEIHENFRPLPVKEVPLFSEELCGLESLQRLKETLYADEDPTQVYYKETTLRVVQEEGNYSLELYLPGIPKDQIELSKSADELNVRIGNHRRNLVLPQALAALQPAGAKMEDDYLKIRFASAV; translated from the coding sequence ATGCGGGTATTGTTATTGACCGGCAAAGGCGGCGTTGGCAAGACCTCAGTCGCTGCGGCCACCGGCTTGCGCTGCGCTGAACTGGGCTACAAAACCCTGGTGCTGAGCACCGATCCCGCCCACTCCCTGGCCGATAGCTTTGATATGGAGCTGGGCCACGAGCCGCGCCTGGTACAGCCCAACCTGTGGGGGGCCGAACTCGACGCCCTGATGGAGCTGGAGGGCAACTGGGGGGCGGTGAAGCGCTACATTACCGATGTGCTCCAGGCCCGAGGGCTGGAGGGCATCGAGGCCGAAGAGCTGGCGATTCTGCCCGGCATGGATGAAATCTTTAGCCTGGTGCGGATGAAGCGCCACCACGACGAAGGCGAGTACGATGTGCTGATCATCGACTCGGCCCCTACGGGCACCGCCCTGCGGCTGCTCAGTTTGCCGGAGGTGGCGGGCTGGTACATGCGCAAGCTCTACAAACCCTTCCAGGCGGTGTCTGAGGCGCTCAGGCCCCTGGTGCAGCCCTTCTTTCGCCCGGTGGCGGGCTTTAACCTGCCCACTAAAGAGGTGATGGACGCCCCCTACGAGTTCTACGAGCAGCTAATCGAGCTGGAGAAAGTGCTCACCGACGCGGGCACCACCTCCGTGCGCCTGGTCACCAACCCCGAAAAAATGGTGATCAAGGAGTCGCTGCGGGCCCACGCCTATCTCAGTCTTTACAACGTCGGTACCGACCTGGTGATTGCCAACCGGATCATCCCCGACACGGTGCAGGATCCGTTCTTTCAGACCATGAAGGACAAGCAGCAGCAGTACAAGCACGAAATCCACGAGAACTTCCGCCCTCTACCGGTGAAGGAGGTGCCCCTGTTTTCGGAGGAACTGTGCGGGCTGGAGTCGCTGCAGCGACTGAAGGAAACCCTCTACGCCGACGAAGACCCCACCCAGGTCTACTACAAAGAGACCACCCTGCGGGTCGTGCAGGAGGAGGGCAACTACAGCCTGGAGCTCTACCTGCCGGGCATTCCCAAAGACCAGATCGAGCTGAGCAAGTCGGCGGACGAACTGAATGTACGCATCGGCAACCACCGCCGCAACCTGGTGCTGCCCCAGGCCCTGGCGGCGCTGCAACCGGCGGGGGCAAAAATGGAGGACGACTACTTGAAAATTCGCTTCGCCAGCGCGGTTTAG
- a CDS encoding YebC/PmpR family DNA-binding transcriptional regulator gives MAGHSKWANIKRQKARVDAVKGKVFAKMSREIIVAARTGGGDPAGNFQLRTAIDKAKAAGVPNDNIDRAIAKGSGNLGADDSYEAIRYEGYGPGGIAVLIEALTDNRNRTAADLRAAFSKSNGNLGETGCVGWMFEQKGVVTVAHPGDEETLLEAAMEAGAETYELTTVLGRRDEEIPAADLFCPPADLEALDTALKDQGLTVHQSELRWMPSNTVTVEDPDQARLLLKLMDALEDLDDVQSVTANFDMAEELIDAIAA, from the coding sequence ATGGCAGGTCATAGCAAGTGGGCCAACATCAAGCGCCAGAAGGCCCGGGTAGACGCCGTTAAGGGCAAAGTTTTCGCCAAGATGTCGCGGGAGATCATTGTGGCCGCACGCACGGGCGGCGGCGACCCGGCGGGCAACTTTCAGCTGCGCACCGCGATCGACAAGGCCAAGGCGGCGGGGGTGCCCAACGACAACATCGATCGCGCGATCGCCAAAGGATCCGGCAACCTGGGGGCCGACGACAGCTACGAAGCCATTCGCTACGAGGGCTACGGCCCTGGCGGCATCGCCGTGCTGATCGAGGCGCTGACCGACAACCGCAACCGCACCGCCGCCGACCTGCGCGCCGCCTTCAGCAAAAGCAACGGCAACCTGGGTGAAACCGGCTGCGTGGGCTGGATGTTTGAGCAGAAGGGCGTGGTCACCGTTGCCCACCCCGGCGACGAAGAGACGCTGCTAGAGGCCGCCATGGAGGCCGGAGCCGAAACCTACGAACTGACCACCGTACTGGGCCGACGCGATGAGGAGATCCCGGCCGCCGACCTATTTTGCCCCCCAGCCGACCTGGAAGCCCTGGACACCGCGCTCAAGGACCAGGGGCTGACCGTTCACCAGAGCGAGTTGCGCTGGATGCCCAGCAACACCGTCACCGTAGAGGATCCCGACCAGGCCCGTCTGCTGCTCAAGCTGATGGATGCCCTTGAGGACCTCGACGATGTGCAGTCCGTTACCGCCAATTTTGATATGGCGGAGGAGCTGATCGATGCGATCGCGGCCTAG
- a CDS encoding glucokinase has product MTYLLAGDIGGTKTILRLVQASAPSPETPVILKTEFERTYFSQAYPDLVPMVKEFLHQAAIAAGHGYDPQRACFAIAGPVVNNTSSLTNLAWSLEGDRLQDELDLQRVELINDFEAVGYGVFGLAPEDIHTLQAGDPDPNAPVAILGAGTGLGQGFALRQAGRPLVFPSEGGHADFAPRSELEFQLMRYLLDKHQISRVSVERVVSGQGIVAIYQFLRDREFAHETPEIADAITSWERQTGLSTKTIDPAAVIAQAAAEGRDRLCQKAMEIFASAYGAEAGNLALKLLPYGGLYVAGGIAAKNLALMTAGTFLDAFTHKGRVSHLLDRVPVHIVLNPQVGLIGAALRAAVP; this is encoded by the coding sequence ATGACCTATCTGCTTGCCGGTGACATTGGCGGCACCAAAACCATTCTGCGCCTGGTTCAGGCCAGCGCACCCAGCCCAGAGACTCCGGTCATTCTCAAAACTGAGTTCGAGCGCACCTACTTCAGCCAGGCCTACCCCGACCTGGTACCAATGGTGAAAGAATTCCTGCACCAGGCCGCCATCGCCGCCGGGCATGGCTACGACCCACAGCGGGCCTGTTTTGCGATCGCCGGCCCCGTGGTCAACAACACCTCCAGCCTGACCAACCTGGCCTGGTCCCTGGAGGGCGATCGCCTCCAGGACGAACTGGACCTCCAGAGAGTCGAGCTGATCAACGATTTTGAGGCCGTGGGCTACGGCGTGTTTGGCCTCGCCCCCGAGGATATTCACACCCTGCAAGCGGGTGACCCCGACCCCAATGCCCCGGTGGCAATCTTGGGCGCAGGGACCGGCCTGGGACAGGGCTTTGCCCTCCGCCAGGCGGGGCGGCCCCTGGTGTTTCCCTCCGAGGGCGGCCACGCCGACTTTGCCCCCCGCTCAGAGCTGGAGTTTCAACTCATGCGCTACCTGCTCGACAAGCACCAGATCTCGCGGGTGTCGGTGGAGCGGGTGGTGTCGGGCCAGGGCATTGTGGCGATCTACCAGTTTCTGCGCGATCGCGAGTTCGCCCACGAAACCCCAGAGATTGCCGACGCCATCACCAGCTGGGAACGCCAGACCGGCCTCTCCACCAAAACCATCGATCCCGCCGCCGTGATTGCCCAGGCCGCCGCTGAGGGCCGCGATCGCCTCTGCCAAAAAGCGATGGAGATCTTCGCCTCCGCCTACGGGGCCGAGGCGGGCAATCTGGCCCTCAAGCTGCTGCCCTACGGCGGCCTCTACGTGGCCGGCGGCATCGCCGCCAAAAACCTGGCCCTGATGACCGCCGGGACTTTCCTGGACGCCTTTACCCACAAAGGCCGGGTCAGCCACCTGCTCGACCGGGTGCCCGTACACATCGTGCTCAACCCCCAGGTGGGGCTGATCGGCGCGGCGCTGCGGGCTGCGGTGCCCTAG
- the larE gene encoding ATP-dependent sacrificial sulfur transferase LarE, with protein sequence MVSQKLDQLKALFAAMDRALIAYSGGIDSTLVAKVAYDVLGDRALAITANSPSLLPADLEEARVQAVAIGIAHEVIATHELENPSYAANPVNRCYFCKSELHDTLKPLALGRGYPYVVDGVNADDLGDYRPGIQAAQERGARSPLAEVGITKLEVREISRLLGLPWWDKPAQPCLSSRFPYGEAITLEKLRRVGQAELYLRQLGLRQLRVRSQADTARIEIPAENIKDFVAAADLEALVKALQGYGFTYVTLDLEGFRSGKLNQELPATLVSS encoded by the coding sequence ATGGTGTCGCAAAAACTAGACCAGCTCAAAGCCCTCTTTGCCGCGATGGATCGGGCGCTGATTGCCTACTCGGGCGGCATCGATAGCACCCTGGTGGCCAAGGTGGCCTACGACGTGCTGGGCGATCGCGCCCTCGCCATTACCGCCAACTCCCCCTCGCTGCTGCCCGCCGACCTTGAAGAAGCCCGGGTGCAGGCGGTGGCGATCGGCATTGCCCACGAGGTTATCGCCACCCACGAGCTGGAGAACCCCAGCTACGCCGCCAACCCGGTTAACCGCTGCTACTTCTGCAAGAGCGAGCTGCACGACACCCTTAAGCCCCTGGCCCTGGGGCGGGGCTACCCCTACGTGGTTGATGGCGTCAACGCCGACGACCTGGGCGACTACCGCCCCGGCATCCAGGCGGCCCAGGAGCGAGGGGCGCGCTCGCCCCTGGCTGAGGTGGGCATTACCAAGCTAGAGGTGCGCGAGATCTCGCGACTGCTGGGCCTGCCCTGGTGGGACAAACCGGCTCAGCCCTGCCTCAGCTCACGCTTTCCCTACGGTGAGGCCATTACCCTGGAGAAGCTGCGGCGGGTGGGGCAGGCCGAGCTGTACCTGCGGCAGCTGGGGCTCAGGCAGCTGAGGGTGCGATCGCAGGCGGACACCGCCCGCATCGAAATACCCGCAGAAAATATTAAAGATTTTGTCGCCGCTGCCGATCTTGAAGCCCTGGTAAAGGCGCTGCAAGGCTACGGTTTCACCTACGTCACCCTCGATCTGGAGGGCTTTCGCAGCGGTAAGCTAAACCAGGAGCTACCCGCCACCCTTGTTAGCTCCTGA
- a CDS encoding aspartyl protease — MIQGVVNLRREATIPLVVGSASGQRQIIDAVIDTVFNGFLTLPAALVTALSLPWNASDIITLGDGSETVFDLYAATVIWDGQYQDIDIAESETEPLIGMALLYGYRLQIDAIEGGIVRIEAL; from the coding sequence ATGATTCAAGGGGTTGTAAACCTGCGCCGAGAAGCAACAATTCCCCTGGTCGTGGGCAGTGCCAGTGGCCAAAGGCAAATCATTGATGCGGTTATTGACACCGTGTTCAATGGTTTTCTCACGCTGCCTGCTGCGCTTGTGACCGCCTTAAGCCTGCCGTGGAACGCCTCCGACATCATTACGCTGGGGGATGGCAGCGAGACGGTGTTTGACCTGTACGCTGCTACCGTTATCTGGGATGGGCAATATCAAGACATTGATATTGCTGAATCGGAGACTGAACCGCTCATTGGCATGGCGCTCCTCTATGGGTATCGCCTACAAATTGACGCCATTGAGGGCGGCATAGTGAGAATTGAAGCGCTTTGA
- a CDS encoding glycosyltransferase family 4 protein — protein MRILMISATFPYPPTLGGTQIRTFYLLKHLSQTHEVTLVTQRSPEVTDDDVATLSTYVTKLVCFPRPTTADLQPGLPGKLSRFAHFLATGTPPSTTYLHSAAMQRWIDDWVEGGHCDAITCEHSVNEVFVRPSYRQRVPKVVVDIHSSLYGTLMNQIQTGTAEKPLRDRLNLPLLRRYERRYSQKFTDLVITTAEDRQFFAPIAGRAPLHLVPNGVDLVQFPYRSADPGGHSLVFVGAMDYIANVDTAKFLAQAILPPLRQRYPAATLYLVGNKPTPEVQALGHLPGVVVTGRVSSVAEYLHRATVCVVPMRIGFGIKNKTLEAMAAGVPVVASDRGLEGLAVDQPQRALRANTVEEYVGAIAQLFDQPDLRATLSTQGRKLIESTFTWERAGQAYEAVLSSNTS, from the coding sequence ATGCGAATCCTGATGATTTCGGCCACCTTTCCCTACCCGCCGACCCTGGGGGGCACCCAAATTCGCACCTTCTACCTGCTCAAACACCTGAGCCAAACCCACGAGGTGACGCTGGTGACCCAGCGATCGCCCGAGGTCACCGACGACGATGTCGCCACCCTGTCTACCTACGTCACCAAGCTGGTCTGCTTCCCCCGCCCCACCACCGCCGATCTTCAGCCCGGCCTCCCCGGCAAACTCAGCCGCTTTGCCCACTTCCTCGCCACCGGCACCCCCCCCAGCACCACCTACCTGCACAGCGCCGCCATGCAGCGGTGGATCGACGACTGGGTGGAGGGCGGCCATTGCGACGCCATCACCTGCGAACACAGCGTCAATGAGGTGTTTGTGCGACCCAGCTACCGCCAGCGGGTGCCGAAGGTGGTGGTCGATATTCACAGCTCACTCTATGGCACCCTGATGAACCAGATCCAGACTGGGACTGCCGAGAAACCGCTGCGCGATCGCCTCAACCTGCCCCTGCTGCGCCGCTACGAACGCCGCTACAGCCAAAAATTCACCGACCTGGTGATCACCACCGCCGAAGACCGCCAGTTCTTTGCCCCGATCGCAGGCCGTGCCCCCCTCCACCTGGTGCCCAACGGCGTCGACCTGGTGCAGTTTCCCTACCGCAGCGCCGACCCCGGCGGTCACAGCCTGGTATTTGTGGGCGCAATGGATTACATCGCCAACGTGGACACGGCAAAATTCCTGGCCCAGGCCATTCTGCCGCCCCTGCGCCAGCGCTACCCCGCCGCCACGCTGTACCTGGTGGGCAACAAACCCACCCCGGAGGTTCAGGCGCTGGGCCACCTGCCGGGCGTGGTCGTTACCGGACGGGTGTCCTCGGTGGCCGAGTATTTGCACCGGGCGACCGTTTGCGTGGTGCCCATGCGAATCGGCTTTGGCATCAAGAACAAAACCCTGGAGGCGATGGCGGCAGGAGTGCCGGTGGTGGCCAGCGATCGCGGCCTCGAAGGTCTGGCCGTAGACCAGCCCCAGCGAGCGCTGCGGGCCAATACAGTGGAGGAGTACGTGGGGGCGATCGCTCAGCTCTTTGACCAGCCCGACCTGCGCGCCACCCTTTCAACGCAAGGCCGCAAGCTGATTGAATCCACCTTTACCTGGGAGCGGGCGGGGCAGGCTTACGAAGCGGTTCTAAGTTCTAACACGTCCTAG
- a CDS encoding glycosyltransferase translates to MAVPPVTSSETGPRAYPAVSVIVPIYNGEADLPGLVERLLGQRYPSDRVEYLLVDNGSRDRTAALLQAAASHHPNLHALTCTTVQSAYAARNAGIAAATGNILVFTDADCQPEPDWLSALVQPFDDPAVGLVAGEIKALPSRNWLERYADRQGTLSQQNTLNHAFLPYGQTANLAVRAEILGTVGLFRPHLTTGGDADLCWRIQQATDWGLVHAAEAVVYHRHRDTLKGLRSQWYRYGCSNRYLHDLHGVDLMRSLTAQELRYRLLRWGLKELPQATVKLLTGRATPLELVITPLDLWCAHARSRGQAEAQLPAPAHTIAHLGERV, encoded by the coding sequence ATGGCGGTTCCCCCAGTCACATCCAGCGAGACCGGGCCCAGGGCGTATCCTGCGGTCTCGGTGATCGTGCCCATCTACAACGGCGAGGCCGACCTGCCGGGCCTGGTGGAGCGGCTGCTGGGGCAGCGGTACCCCAGCGATCGCGTCGAGTATCTGCTGGTGGACAACGGCAGCCGCGATCGCACCGCCGCCCTGCTCCAGGCCGCCGCATCCCACCATCCCAACCTGCATGCCCTCACCTGCACCACCGTCCAGAGCGCCTACGCCGCCCGCAATGCGGGAATCGCCGCCGCCACTGGCAATATCCTGGTGTTTACCGATGCCGACTGTCAGCCCGAGCCGGACTGGCTATCTGCCCTGGTGCAACCCTTTGACGATCCTGCGGTGGGCCTGGTGGCCGGGGAGATCAAAGCCCTGCCCAGCCGAAACTGGCTCGAGCGCTACGCCGATCGCCAGGGCACCCTCTCCCAGCAAAACACCCTCAACCACGCCTTCTTGCCCTACGGTCAGACCGCCAACCTGGCGGTGCGAGCCGAAATTTTGGGTACAGTTGGCCTCTTTCGGCCCCACCTGACCACGGGCGGGGATGCCGACCTGTGCTGGCGCATTCAGCAGGCCACCGACTGGGGACTGGTCCACGCTGCCGAGGCCGTGGTCTACCACCGCCACCGCGATACCCTGAAGGGCCTGCGGAGCCAGTGGTACCGCTACGGCTGCTCCAACCGCTACCTCCACGACCTGCACGGCGTGGACCTGATGCGATCGCTCACCGCCCAAGAACTCCGCTATCGCCTGCTGCGCTGGGGCCTAAAGGAACTGCCCCAGGCCACCGTCAAGCTGTTGACGGGTCGAGCCACTCCGCTAGAGCTAGTGATTACCCCCCTCGACCTCTGGTGCGCCCATGCCCGCAGTCGGGGACAGGCGGAAGCTCAGCTCCCCGCCCCTGCCCACACCATTGCCCACCTGGGAGAACGGGTCTAA